Proteins co-encoded in one Gemmatimonadales bacterium genomic window:
- a CDS encoding threonine/serine dehydratase, which yields MPAIEFSPADVVREVTLAKSRIRGFVRETPLEHSPTLSAAAGSPVYLKLENLQVTGSFKARGAFNKLLSLTEEERAAGVVTASTGNHALAMAHALGLLGIRGEIFLPSTASPLKLEALRSRGAELRLVDADPGRVETLARTQASDTGRVFVSPYNDPQVIGGQGTIAIELLRDLEGVDTVLVPAGGGGLIAGVGAMLKAERPAIRVVGCQPAASPVLAASVAAGRIVELPSGPSLSDATLGLVEPGAITFPVCQRCVDEWVTVQEPELRAAVRLILERHSLLIEGAAALPVAALLGAGPRYRGGSTVLLLSGSHLGLHDLAEVLPAC from the coding sequence ATGCCTGCGATCGAGTTCTCCCCTGCCGACGTCGTGCGCGAGGTCACCCTGGCGAAATCCCGCATCCGCGGGTTCGTGCGCGAGACGCCGCTCGAGCACTCCCCCACGCTGAGCGCCGCCGCCGGAAGCCCGGTCTACCTCAAGCTGGAGAACCTCCAGGTCACCGGCTCCTTCAAGGCGCGCGGCGCGTTCAACAAGCTGCTCTCCCTCACCGAGGAGGAGCGGGCGGCGGGAGTGGTCACCGCGTCCACCGGCAATCATGCGCTCGCCATGGCGCACGCGCTCGGGCTGCTCGGCATCCGGGGCGAGATCTTCCTGCCGAGCACGGCCTCCCCCCTCAAGCTCGAGGCGCTCCGGAGCCGCGGAGCCGAACTCCGCCTGGTGGACGCCGATCCGGGTCGGGTGGAGACCCTCGCGCGGACGCAGGCGTCCGACACTGGCAGAGTGTTCGTCTCGCCATACAACGACCCCCAGGTGATCGGCGGCCAGGGCACCATCGCGATCGAGCTGCTGCGGGACCTGGAGGGGGTGGACACCGTGCTGGTGCCCGCGGGCGGCGGGGGCCTGATCGCCGGGGTTGGGGCAATGCTCAAGGCGGAGCGTCCGGCCATCCGGGTCGTTGGCTGCCAGCCGGCGGCATCGCCGGTGCTTGCCGCCAGCGTCGCCGCCGGTCGCATCGTGGAGCTGCCCTCCGGCCCATCGCTCTCGGACGCCACCCTCGGCCTGGTGGAGCCGGGCGCGATCACCTTCCCGGTCTGCCAGCGCTGCGTGGACGAGTGGGTGACGGTCCAGGAGCCCGAGCTTCGGGCGGCGGTGCGGCTGATCCTGGAGCGGCATTCGCTGCTGATCGAGGGAGCGGCGGCGCTGCCGGTGGCGGCGCTGCTCGGTGCGGGCCCGCGCTATCGCGGGGGGAGCACCGTTCTGCTGTTGAGCGGATCGCACCTCGGACTTCATGACCTCGCCGAGGTGCTCCCAGCGTGCTGA